A stretch of Acidobacteriota bacterium DNA encodes these proteins:
- a CDS encoding DUF1801 domain-containing protein: protein MAGKTTSKARTKDTAAKKTTRKPKLLAGGNPQIAKADGEVPVQTYIAAMPGWKRDVGRRLDALIARSVPGVRKAVRWNSPFYGVEDQGWFLNFHCFTHYVKVAFFRGASLRPVPPGASKHEDVRYVDIREHDELDEAQMMSWIRQAAALPGWVP from the coding sequence ATGGCTGGCAAGACCACGAGCAAGGCCCGGACGAAGGACACGGCTGCGAAGAAGACGACGAGGAAGCCGAAGCTCCTCGCCGGGGGCAATCCTCAAATCGCGAAGGCCGATGGCGAGGTGCCCGTGCAGACCTACATCGCGGCCATGCCCGGCTGGAAACGCGACGTCGGGCGCCGCCTCGACGCGCTCATCGCGCGAAGCGTTCCCGGCGTGCGCAAGGCGGTCAGATGGAACTCGCCGTTCTACGGCGTCGAGGACCAAGGCTGGTTCCTCAACTTCCACTGCTTCACCCACTACGTCAAAGTCGCGTTCTTCCGAGGCGCGTCGCTCCGCCCCGTCCCGCCGGGCGCATCCAAGCACGAGGACGTGCGCTACGTCGACATCCGCGAGCACGACGAGCTCGACGAGGCGCAGATGATGTCGTGGATCCGACAGGCCGCCGCGCTGCCCGGCTGGGTGCCGTAG
- a CDS encoding DUF115 domain-containing protein: MDVRLGPPVAGPHVTAVGRPSPVRSEPGVALGFFPPRHTIAFRRAGIGLASTLPVHDIAGRAYAANLVHLPAATRAALCVTTGPTLRADPPAYELMVSMPDGAWVPMHPSGDPVGAAHALVRTLLTAGPPPLIVIVGLGAGFVLDALEAAGNESTKILAIEPVPALTRLLLMRRDCAAWLSSGRLTLLVGPDYQGIADAWRAFPSDAMPPTIITPLVDRHFPVEAARARTLLRELVAGVQANAAARRQFAGRYLTNTLANLPSIVSEGDAGALAGAFAGTPAFVVGAGPSLDLNLRALERLQHRAIVVAVDTALRPLVAAGIRPHLVIGVDPSELNARHLQHLPDVSGVWLVAEGSLDPSVFMPFVGRTFTFCVSDHEPWPWLRESGLTRGSLRAWGSVLTTAFDLACRMGCDPIVFAGADLAYSRGLQYCRNTTYEPDWRDYPDDRARAERFKSYLATRPARTETDVHGRPILTAPPYVQFRDWIVARARELTTQRVWNATGDGILHGGSIDQVDDVVERLEQIVAQAPAQERLRALWASHRSPHSVLAQLDRALHDPTSIPVSRWQAFAGDKLSPDDLRRAVEAAAVTIRAQAA; this comes from the coding sequence GTGGACGTGCGGCTCGGCCCGCCGGTGGCCGGGCCGCACGTCACGGCTGTCGGCCGGCCGTCACCTGTCCGCTCCGAGCCTGGCGTCGCGCTCGGCTTCTTCCCACCACGGCACACGATAGCGTTCCGGCGCGCGGGCATCGGTCTTGCGAGCACTCTGCCCGTGCACGACATCGCCGGACGTGCGTACGCCGCCAACCTCGTTCATTTGCCCGCCGCGACGCGGGCAGCTTTGTGCGTCACGACTGGCCCGACGCTGAGGGCCGATCCGCCGGCGTACGAGCTGATGGTGTCGATGCCGGACGGCGCGTGGGTGCCGATGCACCCATCCGGCGATCCGGTCGGCGCGGCGCACGCTCTCGTGCGCACGCTCTTGACGGCCGGTCCGCCGCCGCTCATCGTCATCGTCGGTCTGGGTGCCGGTTTCGTGCTCGACGCGCTCGAGGCCGCCGGCAACGAGTCGACGAAGATCCTGGCCATCGAGCCGGTGCCGGCGCTGACCCGGCTGTTGCTGATGCGGCGCGACTGCGCGGCGTGGCTCTCGTCGGGACGGCTCACGCTGCTCGTCGGACCCGACTACCAGGGCATCGCCGACGCGTGGCGCGCTTTCCCGTCCGACGCGATGCCGCCGACGATCATCACGCCGCTCGTCGATCGACATTTTCCCGTCGAGGCCGCGCGCGCCAGAACGCTGCTTCGCGAGCTCGTCGCTGGCGTGCAGGCGAACGCCGCCGCACGCCGTCAGTTCGCCGGAAGGTACCTGACCAACACGCTCGCCAACCTGCCGTCCATCGTCTCGGAGGGCGACGCGGGGGCGCTCGCGGGCGCCTTCGCCGGCACGCCGGCGTTCGTGGTAGGCGCCGGACCGTCGCTCGACCTGAATCTCCGCGCGCTGGAACGGCTCCAGCATCGCGCGATCGTCGTGGCCGTCGACACGGCGCTTCGCCCGCTCGTCGCCGCCGGCATTCGCCCGCACCTCGTCATCGGCGTCGATCCGAGCGAGCTGAACGCCCGCCATCTCCAGCACCTCCCGGATGTGAGCGGTGTGTGGCTCGTGGCCGAAGGCAGTCTCGATCCGAGCGTGTTCATGCCGTTCGTCGGGCGCACGTTCACATTCTGCGTGAGCGATCACGAGCCGTGGCCGTGGCTGCGCGAGTCGGGCCTGACGCGTGGCAGCCTGCGCGCGTGGGGTTCGGTGTTGACCACGGCGTTCGATCTGGCGTGCCGGATGGGCTGTGATCCCATCGTGTTCGCCGGCGCGGATCTCGCCTACTCGCGCGGCCTGCAGTACTGCCGCAACACGACGTACGAGCCCGACTGGCGCGACTACCCGGACGATCGCGCCCGCGCAGAACGCTTCAAGAGCTATCTCGCGACACGGCCGGCGCGCACTGAGACCGACGTGCACGGCCGGCCGATCCTGACGGCGCCGCCCTACGTGCAGTTCCGCGACTGGATCGTCGCGCGTGCACGGGAGCTGACGACCCAGCGCGTGTGGAACGCGACGGGCGACGGCATCCTGCACGGTGGCTCGATCGACCAGGTCGATGACGTGGTCGAACGACTCGAGCAGATAGTCGCGCAGGCGCCGGCGCAGGAGCGGCTGCGCGCGTTGTGGGCCTCGCACCGGTCGCCGCATTCGGTGCTGGCGCAACTCGATCGCGCGCTGCACGACCCCACCTCGATCCCCGTGTCACGATGGCAAGCGTTCGCCGGCGACAAGCTTTCGCCCGACGACCTGAGACGCGCTGTCGAGGCCGCGGCTGTCACGATTCGGGCGCAAGCAGCCTGA
- a CDS encoding ring-cleaving dioxygenase — MATHRGVNGLHHITAIAGPAQENLDFYAGVLGMRLVKKSVNQDDPGTLHLFYADAEGAPGTDLTFFPWAHDAPPRRGHGLTAEVGLEVPFGSLEYWAGRLDRYGVTYSAAETRFGQRVLPLVDPHGLEVALVEAGADDRPWSTPWDASPVPAERQIRGLHGARVWERDAAPTEQFLTDVMGFERVAADDGWVRFGFTQAHGVIDVRETPGERRGAWGVGAVHHLAWRVDDDEHQVAMRQRVEANGRHPTPVIDRFWFKSVYFLEPGGVLFEMATDGPGFAVDEDPAHLGEALILPPFLESRRPEIERVVPALTPPSRAARVIRS; from the coding sequence ATGGCCACCCATCGCGGCGTCAACGGACTCCACCACATCACCGCCATCGCCGGTCCTGCGCAGGAGAACCTCGACTTCTATGCCGGTGTGCTCGGCATGCGGCTGGTGAAGAAGAGCGTCAACCAGGACGATCCGGGCACGCTGCATCTCTTCTATGCCGATGCCGAAGGGGCGCCCGGCACGGACCTGACGTTCTTTCCGTGGGCCCACGACGCACCGCCGCGTCGAGGTCACGGGCTCACGGCGGAAGTCGGGCTCGAAGTGCCATTCGGCAGCCTCGAGTACTGGGCCGGCCGGCTCGATCGCTACGGCGTGACGTACTCGGCGGCCGAGACGAGGTTCGGCCAGCGTGTGCTGCCGCTCGTCGATCCGCACGGTCTCGAGGTCGCGCTGGTCGAAGCTGGCGCAGACGATCGCCCGTGGTCCACTCCATGGGACGCCAGCCCGGTGCCGGCCGAGCGTCAGATCCGTGGCCTGCACGGCGCGCGCGTGTGGGAGCGCGACGCAGCGCCCACCGAGCAGTTCCTGACCGACGTGATGGGATTCGAGCGCGTGGCCGCCGATGACGGATGGGTGCGATTTGGTTTCACGCAGGCTCACGGCGTCATCGACGTGCGCGAAACGCCAGGCGAGCGGCGTGGCGCGTGGGGTGTCGGCGCCGTTCATCACCTGGCCTGGCGCGTCGACGACGACGAGCATCAGGTCGCCATGCGCCAGCGGGTGGAGGCGAACGGCCGCCATCCCACGCCGGTCATCGATCGCTTCTGGTTCAAGTCGGTCTACTTCCTCGAGCCGGGCGGCGTGCTGTTCGAGATGGCGACCGACGGTCCGGGCTTCGCCGTGGACGAGGATCCCGCACACCTCGGCGAGGCGCTGATCCTTCCGCCGTTCCTCGAATCGCGACGTCCGGAGATCGAGCGCGTCGTGCCGGCGCTCACGCCGCCGTCTCGCGCCGCGCGTGTCATCCGCTCGTGA